The following coding sequences are from one Streptomyces sp. V3I7 window:
- a CDS encoding DoxX family protein, translated as MTTSTLSPVRTSATDAAAGPSLRAYDAGLLILRVVLGLTMAVHGTQKLFGWFGGGGIAGTGQFFTMSGYPAGKAMAVVAGLTETLGGLGLALGLLTPLAGAALVGTMINVLAVRWGGGFVAPKGIEYELLLTAGALGLTLTGPGRIAADRFLPGLRAHRLAYGITATALAVVFAVVILLVRG; from the coding sequence ATGACCACCTCCACGCTCAGTCCCGTCCGCACCTCCGCCACCGACGCCGCCGCGGGCCCCTCCCTGCGCGCCTACGACGCCGGGCTGCTGATCCTGCGCGTCGTCCTCGGCCTGACCATGGCCGTGCACGGCACGCAGAAGCTGTTCGGCTGGTTCGGCGGCGGCGGCATCGCGGGCACCGGCCAGTTCTTCACCATGAGCGGCTATCCCGCGGGCAAGGCGATGGCGGTCGTCGCCGGGCTCACCGAGACCCTCGGCGGACTCGGCCTCGCCCTCGGCCTGCTCACGCCGCTCGCCGGCGCCGCACTCGTCGGCACCATGATCAACGTGCTGGCCGTGCGCTGGGGCGGCGGCTTCGTCGCCCCCAAGGGCATCGAGTACGAACTCCTGCTGACCGCCGGCGCGCTCGGTCTCACCCTCACCGGCCCCGGCAGGATCGCCGCCGACCGCTTCCTGCCCGGCCTGCGGGCGCACCGCCTCGCGTACGGCATCACCGCCACCGCGCTCGCCGTGGTGTTCGCCGTCGTGATCCTGCTCGTACGCGGCTGA
- a CDS encoding universal stress protein encodes MDGEVLGPRVVVGVDGSPSSQAALRWAERYAGLVGAEVDAVAVWEVPGQESWSAPAVDADLDEENARAWLTEELAQTLGPESAAPVRALLVRGHPVDVLLRASEEAEVLVVGSHGRGGFARALLGSVSQHVAQHAKCPVVIVRAEQAMS; translated from the coding sequence ATGGACGGGGAAGTCTTGGGCCCGCGGGTCGTGGTCGGCGTCGACGGATCGCCGTCCTCGCAGGCGGCGCTGCGCTGGGCGGAACGGTACGCCGGTCTCGTCGGCGCCGAGGTGGACGCGGTCGCCGTGTGGGAGGTGCCCGGTCAGGAGAGCTGGTCGGCCCCGGCGGTCGACGCCGATCTCGACGAGGAGAACGCCCGGGCGTGGCTGACCGAGGAGCTCGCGCAGACGCTGGGCCCCGAATCGGCCGCCCCCGTCCGGGCGTTGCTGGTACGCGGCCACCCCGTCGACGTGCTGCTCAGGGCGAGTGAAGAAGCCGAGGTCCTGGTCGTCGGCAGCCACGGCCGGGGCGGGTTCGCACGGGCACTGCTCGGGTCGGTCAGCCAGCACGTGGCGCAGCACGCCAAGTGCCCCGTGGTGATCGTGCGCGCCGAGCAGGCGATGTCATGA
- a CDS encoding phosphoribosyltransferase family protein, which yields MRFDNRTDAGRRLAGHLEQLRGEDVVVLGLPRGGVPVAYEVARALDAPLDVLVVRKLGVPWQPELGFGAIGEQGVRVLNEDVIRDAGLVPAQLAPVEEAERAELERRVGRYRAGRDCMSLAGRTAVIVDDGIATGATAEAACRVVRDQGAARVVLAVPVAPERTLPHLREVADQVVCLQSPRYLGSVGSWYQDFEQTGDDEVAALLAHSARPAQAPPPPPNREVEVPAGRARLAARFVLPEGARGVVAFAHGSGSSRNSPRNRYVATVLNRAGLGTLLLDLLTQDEEGDRYNVFDISLLAERLRDASAWLRRETALPVGYFGASTGAGAALEAAADDPGIAAVVSRGGRPDLASPAALARVQAPTLLIVGSSDTRVLSLNQLAADQMRCEHRIAVVPGAGHLFEEPGTLAEVAVLARDWFTEHLGLPDTGPPPA from the coding sequence ATGCGATTCGACAACCGTACGGACGCCGGGCGCCGCCTGGCCGGGCACCTGGAGCAGCTGCGGGGCGAGGACGTCGTGGTGCTCGGGCTGCCGCGCGGCGGTGTGCCCGTGGCGTACGAGGTGGCCCGGGCGCTGGACGCGCCGCTGGACGTGCTCGTGGTGCGCAAGCTGGGCGTGCCGTGGCAGCCCGAGCTGGGGTTCGGCGCGATCGGCGAGCAGGGTGTCCGGGTGCTCAACGAGGACGTGATCCGGGACGCCGGGCTGGTCCCCGCCCAGCTGGCGCCCGTCGAGGAGGCCGAACGGGCCGAGCTGGAGCGGCGGGTGGGCCGCTACCGGGCCGGCCGCGACTGCATGTCGCTGGCCGGGCGGACGGCGGTGATCGTGGACGACGGGATCGCGACCGGCGCCACGGCCGAGGCCGCCTGCAGGGTCGTACGGGACCAGGGCGCGGCGCGCGTCGTGCTCGCGGTGCCGGTCGCGCCGGAGAGGACGCTCCCGCACCTGCGGGAGGTGGCCGACCAGGTCGTGTGCCTCCAGAGCCCGCGCTATCTCGGCTCGGTCGGTTCCTGGTACCAGGACTTCGAGCAGACCGGCGACGACGAGGTGGCCGCCCTGCTCGCGCACAGCGCGCGTCCCGCCCAGGCCCCACCGCCCCCGCCGAACCGCGAGGTCGAGGTCCCGGCCGGGCGGGCGCGCCTGGCGGCGCGGTTCGTGCTGCCCGAGGGCGCGCGGGGCGTGGTGGCGTTCGCGCACGGCAGCGGGAGCAGCCGCAACAGCCCGCGCAACCGGTACGTGGCCACCGTCCTGAACCGGGCCGGGCTCGGCACGCTGCTGCTCGATCTGCTCACCCAGGACGAGGAGGGCGACCGGTACAACGTCTTCGACATCTCCCTGCTGGCCGAGCGCCTGCGGGACGCGTCCGCGTGGCTGCGCCGTGAAACCGCGCTGCCCGTCGGCTACTTCGGTGCGAGTACCGGCGCGGGCGCGGCTCTGGAGGCGGCCGCCGACGATCCGGGCATCGCCGCGGTCGTCTCGCGCGGCGGCCGGCCCGACCTCGCCTCCCCCGCAGCGCTGGCCCGGGTCCAGGCCCCGACGCTGCTGATCGTCGGCAGCAGCGACACCCGGGTGCTGAGCCTCAACCAGCTCGCCGCCGACCAGATGCGCTGCGAGCACCGGATCGCGGTGGTGCCCGGCGCCGGGCACCTGTTCGAAGAGCCCGGCACCCTGGCCGAGGTCGCCGTGCTGGCCCGCGACTGGTTCACCGAGCACCTCGGACTCCCGGACACCGGGCCGCCGCCGGCCTGA
- a CDS encoding CBS domain-containing protein, giving the protein MDGTPYVVNDVMTRRVIALRTGAAFKDIVRTMRRRRVSALPVLDHDGRVVGVVSEADLLRKEEYRDAAFAPDKARAVTAGELMTAPPVTVHPGATVAQAARVMARSGVKRLPVVGPDGELEGIVSRSDLLKVFLRDDADIAEEVRREVVERLFADTPAQIEVDVRDGVVTLSGRVRDTDVVPVATRMTRSVEGVVDVDCALLGPPRVPDLDPDLPEEPAHTR; this is encoded by the coding sequence ATGGACGGCACTCCGTACGTGGTGAACGACGTGATGACGCGCCGTGTCATCGCCCTGCGCACCGGTGCGGCGTTCAAGGACATCGTGCGGACCATGCGGCGCCGGCGGGTCAGCGCCCTGCCGGTGCTGGACCACGACGGCAGGGTCGTCGGCGTCGTCTCCGAGGCGGACCTGCTGCGCAAGGAGGAGTACCGCGACGCGGCCTTTGCCCCGGACAAGGCGAGAGCGGTGACCGCCGGGGAACTCATGACCGCCCCGCCCGTCACCGTGCACCCCGGCGCCACCGTCGCCCAGGCGGCGCGCGTCATGGCCCGCAGCGGCGTGAAGCGGCTGCCCGTGGTCGGCCCCGACGGCGAACTGGAGGGCATCGTCAGCCGCTCCGACCTGCTCAAGGTGTTCCTGCGGGACGACGCGGACATCGCCGAGGAGGTGCGCCGCGAGGTCGTCGAGCGGCTGTTCGCGGACACCCCCGCACAGATCGAGGTCGACGTACGGGACGGGGTGGTGACACTGAGCGGCCGCGTCCGCGACACCGATGTCGTTCCCGTCGCGACCCGTATGACGCGATCGGTCGAGGGCGTGGTCGACGTCGACTGCGCGCTCCTGGGGCCGCCCCGCGTCCCCGACCTCGACCCCGACCTTCCGGAGGAACCGGCACACACGAGGTGA
- a CDS encoding site-2 protease family protein, with translation MELGESAAGGFPRVREEPEGEASAMDESLSLGRIAGVRVGLHWSVLVIVALVAVLLARGRFPSAHPGYSPALYWVVALLTSVVFLASLLVHELAHAVVARRNGVQVDGITLWMLGGAARLRGEAPTPGAELRIAGVGPLTSALAGGVLVGLTWGLEVLHAPGLVVEAVAWLAAINLVLAVFNALPAAPLDGGRILRAFLWHRTGDRLRATRGASAAGRVLGWLMVLTGLAAVLFARDLSGLWGALIGWFLITTAGAEARHAELHSALDGVSVGRVMTPDPVTVPYATTIDAFLAEGPFGPYRHSAFPVLAPDGTVAGLITMDQVNRTSPKMRYRTTVGDEMRPLSDVVTAAPGDPVVDLVPRLHTSPVRTALVVEGDDVVGIVTLNDVNRALTWPTAARRKQPEPPS, from the coding sequence ATGGAGCTGGGGGAATCGGCAGCGGGCGGCTTCCCTCGGGTCCGGGAGGAGCCGGAGGGCGAGGCGAGTGCGATGGACGAGTCGCTGTCACTCGGCCGGATCGCCGGCGTACGCGTCGGCCTGCACTGGAGCGTGCTGGTCATCGTGGCGCTGGTCGCGGTCCTCCTGGCGCGCGGCCGCTTCCCGAGCGCCCACCCCGGCTACTCCCCCGCCCTGTACTGGGTGGTCGCGCTGCTCACCTCGGTGGTCTTCCTCGCCTCGCTGCTGGTGCACGAGCTGGCGCACGCGGTGGTGGCCCGGCGCAACGGCGTCCAGGTCGACGGGATCACGCTGTGGATGCTCGGCGGCGCGGCCCGGCTGCGCGGCGAGGCGCCGACGCCGGGCGCGGAGCTGCGGATCGCTGGCGTGGGGCCGCTCACCAGCGCGCTGGCCGGGGGTGTGCTGGTCGGGCTGACGTGGGGGCTGGAGGTGCTGCACGCGCCGGGGCTGGTGGTGGAGGCGGTGGCGTGGCTGGCCGCGATCAACCTCGTGCTGGCCGTGTTCAACGCGCTGCCCGCCGCTCCGCTGGACGGCGGCCGGATCCTGCGGGCGTTCTTGTGGCACCGCACCGGCGACCGTCTGCGGGCGACCCGGGGCGCGTCGGCGGCGGGCCGGGTGCTGGGCTGGCTCATGGTGCTGACCGGCCTGGCCGCGGTGCTGTTCGCCCGCGACCTCTCGGGGCTGTGGGGTGCCCTGATCGGCTGGTTCCTCATCACGACGGCGGGCGCCGAGGCCCGGCACGCCGAGCTGCACAGCGCCCTGGACGGCGTGTCCGTCGGCCGGGTCATGACGCCCGACCCGGTCACCGTGCCGTACGCCACGACCATCGACGCCTTCCTGGCCGAGGGCCCCTTCGGGCCCTACCGGCACTCGGCCTTCCCCGTACTGGCGCCGGACGGCACGGTGGCCGGGCTGATCACCATGGACCAGGTCAACCGGACGTCGCCGAAGATGCGTTACCGCACGACGGTCGGTGACGAGATGAGGCCGCTGTCCGACGTGGTGACGGCCGCGCCCGGCGATCCGGTCGTGGACCTCGTGCCACGTCTGCACACGAGTCCGGTCCGCACGGCGCTGGTCGTGGAGGGCGACGACGTCGTCGGCATCGTCACCCTCAACGACGTCAACCGCGCGCTGACCTGGCCGACCGCCGCTCGCCGCAAGCAGCCCGAGCCGCCTTCATGA